In a single window of the Streptomyces sp. HUAS ZL42 genome:
- a CDS encoding cytochrome c oxidase subunit 4, translating into MRTEALLFGGVAFFFGGTAVFYGVWSHGDPAGTTALIIAFGMAALVCFFCAMHYRRKGLRPQDRADADVADAAGPLEFFPPESHWPVITAAGFAVTATGVVYGLWLFLIGFGVLGAGVFGMVFQYANRGAGREG; encoded by the coding sequence ATGAGGACCGAGGCGTTGCTCTTCGGTGGTGTCGCCTTCTTCTTCGGGGGCACCGCCGTGTTCTACGGGGTCTGGTCGCACGGCGATCCGGCGGGTACGACGGCACTGATCATCGCGTTCGGCATGGCCGCGCTGGTCTGCTTCTTCTGCGCGATGCACTACCGGCGCAAGGGGCTGCGCCCACAGGACCGCGCGGACGCCGACGTGGCCGACGCCGCCGGGCCCCTGGAGTTCTTCCCGCCGGAGAGTCACTGGCCGGTGATCACCGCCGCCGGGTTCGCCGTCACCGCGACCGGGGTGGTCTACGGACTGTGGCTGTTCCTCATCGGTTTCGGCGTGCTGGGGGCCGGGGTGTTCGGAATGGTGTTCCAGTACGCAAACCGGGGCGCCGGGCGGGAGGGCTGA
- a CDS encoding transcriptional regulator has product MVAEQSLERERDAILAALVPVVDGIAATLGAMCEVVLHDYRRPEKSVVAVAGSVTGRAVGGAMSEIGMRVVARGDDAADELNYLTRTGTGQLVKASTMVLRDSSGAVFGALCVNLDVTAVNQAHTLLGALAGLGAAPGELPVTTFGNDIDSVVDAIVDAHQPRQHQNWAALDRTQRLELFRSLDEHGVFAVRRATEQVAARLGISRASAYSYLSQARAATTAPATDQTPEGEHP; this is encoded by the coding sequence ATGGTGGCCGAGCAGTCCCTGGAGCGCGAGCGGGACGCGATCCTCGCCGCACTGGTCCCGGTCGTCGACGGAATCGCGGCGACGCTCGGCGCGATGTGCGAGGTGGTGCTCCACGACTACCGGCGGCCGGAGAAGTCGGTCGTCGCCGTCGCCGGATCGGTGACCGGGCGGGCGGTGGGCGGGGCGATGAGCGAGATCGGCATGCGTGTCGTCGCCCGCGGTGACGATGCGGCCGACGAGCTGAACTACCTCACCCGCACCGGCACCGGGCAGCTGGTGAAGGCGTCCACCATGGTGCTGCGCGACTCCTCGGGCGCGGTGTTCGGCGCCCTGTGCGTCAACCTGGACGTCACCGCCGTCAACCAGGCCCACACCCTGCTCGGCGCGCTCGCGGGCCTCGGCGCGGCTCCCGGTGAGCTGCCGGTCACCACGTTCGGCAACGACATCGACTCGGTCGTCGACGCCATCGTCGACGCCCATCAGCCGCGGCAGCACCAGAACTGGGCCGCACTGGACCGCACCCAGCGCCTGGAGCTGTTCCGCAGCCTCGACGAACACGGGGTGTTCGCCGTGCGGCGAGCGACAGAGCAGGTCGCCGCCCGCCTCGGCATCTCCCGCGCCTCCGCCTACAGCTACCTCTCCCAGGCCAGAGCCGCCACCACCGCGCCCGCCACCGACCAGACTCCCGAGGGAGAACACCCGTGA
- a CDS encoding Ppx/GppA family phosphatase — protein MRVGVVDAGSNTVRLVVADAEGGVPLPVRTAKWKLRLSERVGPDGHIGEEAVEQLVHAVEAAGRKAQRWGAAGPLAFATAVVRGAPNRLDVLRTVRSRTGVRMCVMPGEVEAELTFLAARRWIGWQSGPLGLFDIGGGSCEVAFGRGRLPEFAVSLPLGANRLTNEFFRAGDPPSPDEVKALRRKVRHQLRDVAARIRWEGPRSVVATSRTFQQLARLCGAAPGRDGPFVRRVLHRDDLRRAVATLAALSTAERGRLPGISVPRAGQSLAGAIVGHTAMKLSGISAVEICPWAIREGVLLRYVEDGADWWTAIAGLSDGETATGPAPLRVATAPT, from the coding sequence ATGCGTGTCGGTGTGGTGGATGCGGGATCGAACACGGTGCGGTTGGTGGTCGCGGACGCGGAGGGCGGGGTGCCGCTGCCGGTGCGCACCGCCAAGTGGAAGCTGCGGTTGTCCGAACGGGTCGGTCCTGACGGGCACATCGGCGAGGAGGCCGTGGAGCAGCTGGTGCATGCGGTCGAGGCGGCCGGGCGCAAGGCCCAACGGTGGGGCGCCGCAGGCCCGTTGGCGTTCGCCACGGCCGTCGTGCGAGGCGCACCGAACCGGCTGGACGTACTGCGGACGGTGCGCAGCCGAACGGGCGTGCGGATGTGCGTCATGCCGGGCGAGGTGGAGGCCGAGCTCACCTTCCTCGCCGCCCGGCGCTGGATCGGCTGGCAGTCCGGGCCGCTCGGCCTGTTCGACATCGGCGGCGGCTCCTGCGAGGTGGCGTTCGGCCGGGGCCGGCTACCCGAGTTCGCCGTCTCCCTGCCGCTCGGCGCGAACCGGCTCACCAACGAGTTCTTCCGCGCCGGCGATCCTCCGTCGCCGGACGAGGTGAAGGCCCTGCGCCGCAAGGTGCGGCACCAGCTCCGTGACGTCGCGGCGCGGATCCGGTGGGAGGGGCCGCGCAGCGTCGTCGCCACCTCCAGGACCTTCCAGCAGCTGGCCAGGCTGTGCGGCGCCGCGCCCGGCCGTGACGGCCCGTTCGTACGGCGCGTGCTGCACCGCGACGACCTGCGCCGTGCCGTGGCCACCCTCGCCGCGCTCTCCACCGCCGAGCGCGGCCGGCTCCCGGGCATCTCCGTGCCGCGCGCCGGGCAGAGCCTGGCGGGCGCGATCGTAGGCCACACCGCGATGAAGCTCAGCGGTATCAGTGCCGTCGAGATCTGCCCGTGGGCCATCCGGGAGGGCGTCCTGCTGCGGTACGTCGAGGACGGCGCCGACTGGTGGACGGCCATCGCGGGCCTCAGCGACGGCGAGACGGCCACCGGGCCCGCGCCGCTGCGGGTGGCGACGGCGCCGACCTGA
- a CDS encoding cupin domain-containing protein, whose amino-acid sequence MLEVKTLEKPDERRDFPRGHLEAVHLTGCDFAVATFEPGWRWSESVAPIAGTDSCQMNHNGYIVQGRMHIRMDDGGEQEVGPGDVFVCSPGHDAWVVGDEQCIAYDFEGQTAKEYAKAKEG is encoded by the coding sequence ATGTTGGAAGTGAAGACGCTCGAAAAGCCGGACGAGCGGCGTGACTTCCCCCGCGGCCACCTCGAAGCCGTCCACCTGACGGGGTGCGACTTCGCCGTGGCAACCTTCGAGCCGGGCTGGCGCTGGTCCGAGTCCGTGGCTCCGATCGCGGGCACGGACAGCTGTCAGATGAACCACAACGGCTACATCGTCCAAGGACGCATGCACATCCGCATGGACGACGGCGGCGAGCAGGAAGTGGGCCCCGGCGACGTATTCGTCTGCTCACCCGGACACGACGCATGGGTCGTGGGCGACGAGCAGTGCATCGCGTACGACTTCGAGGGGCAGACGGCCAAGGAGTACGCGAAGGCGAAGGAGGGCTGA
- a CDS encoding AAA family ATPase — translation MFTSVDDVSARLAGTGYLASPAVATTVFLADRLGKPLLVEGPAGVGKTELAKAVAEVAGARLVRLQCYEGVDEARALYEWNHAKQLLRISAGRDESWDETRTDIFSEEFLLTRPLLTAIRGDDPKVLLIDETDKADVEVEGLLLEVLSDFQVTVPELGTITATRRPFVVLTSNASRELSEALRRRCLFLHIGFPDEELERRIVRLKVPAIDEALAASVVRVIGALRAMDLRKVPSVAETIDWARTLLALGADTLDENVVRDSLGVILKHQEDVLKAAAKLDLDAV, via the coding sequence GTGTTCACATCCGTCGACGATGTCTCCGCACGCCTCGCCGGGACCGGCTATCTGGCCTCCCCCGCCGTCGCCACCACCGTCTTCCTCGCCGACCGCCTGGGCAAGCCGCTCCTCGTGGAGGGGCCCGCCGGTGTCGGCAAGACAGAGCTCGCGAAGGCCGTCGCCGAGGTGGCGGGGGCGCGGCTGGTACGGCTGCAGTGCTACGAGGGTGTGGACGAGGCCCGGGCCCTGTACGAGTGGAACCACGCCAAGCAGCTCCTGCGCATCAGCGCGGGCCGCGACGAGTCGTGGGACGAGACGCGCACGGACATCTTCAGCGAGGAGTTCCTGCTGACGCGTCCGCTGCTCACCGCCATCCGGGGCGACGACCCGAAGGTGCTGCTGATCGACGAGACCGACAAGGCCGACGTCGAGGTGGAGGGCCTGCTCCTCGAGGTGCTCAGCGACTTCCAGGTCACCGTGCCGGAGCTGGGCACGATCACCGCGACGCGCCGCCCGTTCGTCGTCCTCACCTCGAACGCGAGCCGCGAGTTGTCGGAGGCGCTGCGGCGCCGGTGTCTGTTCCTCCACATCGGCTTCCCCGACGAGGAGTTGGAGCGGCGGATCGTCCGGCTGAAGGTGCCCGCGATCGACGAGGCACTGGCCGCGTCCGTGGTGCGCGTGATCGGCGCGCTGCGCGCGATGGACCTGCGCAAGGTGCCGTCGGTCGCGGAGACCATCGACTGGGCGCGCACGCTGCTCGCGCTGGGCGCGGACACGCTCGACGAGAACGTCGTACGCGACAGTCTGGGCGTGATCCTCAAGCACCAGGAGGACGTCCTGAAGGCGGCCGCGAAGCTCGACCTGGACGCCGTGTGA
- the ctaD gene encoding cytochrome c oxidase subunit I, whose amino-acid sequence MTELSERADEGRSPAASPHSFGRTLLRWATTTDHKVIARLYMVTAFCFFLLGGLLALGMRAELARPGLQFMSEQGYNQLFTIHGTIMMLLFATPMFAGFANAVMPLQIGAPDVAFPRLNALSYWMYLFGGLMVVSGFVVPGGAAAFGWFAYAPLNSAYYTPGAGGDLWVMGLVVTGVSTTLGAVNFIATIMCLRAPGMTMFRMPLFTWNVLFTSILILPAFPVLTAALLALESDRKFGSHVFDAANGGAVLWQHLFWFFGHPEVYIVALPFFGIISEILPVFSRKPLFGYLPLIGATIVITMLSAVVWAHHMFATGAVLLPFFSVMSFLIAVPTGIKFFAWIGTMHKGSLSFETPMLWALGFLMSFLLGGLSGVLIASPPLDFHLTDSYFIVAHLHYVLFGTVVFTMFAGFYFWWPKLTGKMLDERLGKLHFWLLFPGFQLTFLVQHWLGEEGMPRRYADYLASDGFTLLNTLSSAGAFLLGVSTLPFLYNVWHTARYGRRVTEDDPWGFGRSLEWATSCPPPRHNFVALPRVRSESPAFDLHHPGIVKEAQEEGLR is encoded by the coding sequence ATGACCGAACTGTCCGAACGCGCCGACGAGGGCCGCAGCCCCGCCGCCTCCCCGCACTCCTTCGGCCGTACGCTGCTGCGCTGGGCGACCACTACCGACCACAAGGTGATCGCCCGCCTGTACATGGTGACGGCGTTCTGCTTCTTCCTCCTCGGCGGTCTGCTCGCGCTGGGGATGCGGGCCGAACTCGCCCGCCCCGGGCTGCAGTTCATGAGCGAACAGGGCTACAACCAGCTGTTCACCATCCACGGCACGATCATGATGCTGCTCTTCGCGACCCCGATGTTCGCCGGGTTCGCGAACGCCGTGATGCCGCTGCAGATCGGCGCACCGGACGTGGCCTTTCCCAGGCTCAACGCGCTGTCGTACTGGATGTACCTGTTCGGCGGTCTCATGGTCGTCTCGGGGTTCGTGGTGCCGGGCGGCGCGGCGGCGTTCGGCTGGTTCGCCTACGCACCGCTGAACAGCGCCTACTACACCCCCGGCGCGGGCGGCGACCTGTGGGTGATGGGCCTCGTGGTCACGGGTGTGTCGACCACCCTGGGCGCGGTCAACTTCATCGCCACGATCATGTGCCTGCGCGCCCCGGGCATGACCATGTTCCGGATGCCGCTGTTCACCTGGAACGTGCTGTTCACGTCCATCCTGATCCTGCCGGCGTTCCCGGTGCTCACCGCCGCCCTGCTGGCCCTGGAGTCGGACCGCAAGTTCGGCTCCCACGTCTTCGACGCCGCGAACGGCGGAGCCGTCCTCTGGCAGCACCTGTTCTGGTTCTTCGGGCACCCGGAGGTGTACATCGTCGCGCTGCCGTTCTTCGGGATCATCTCGGAGATCCTTCCTGTGTTCTCGCGCAAGCCGCTCTTCGGCTATCTGCCGCTGATCGGCGCCACGATCGTGATCACCATGCTGTCCGCGGTCGTCTGGGCGCACCACATGTTCGCCACGGGGGCGGTGCTGCTGCCCTTCTTCTCCGTGATGTCGTTCCTGATCGCCGTCCCCACCGGCATCAAGTTCTTCGCATGGATCGGCACGATGCACAAAGGATCCCTGTCGTTCGAGACGCCCATGCTGTGGGCGCTCGGCTTCCTCATGTCGTTCCTGCTCGGCGGTCTGAGCGGGGTGCTCATCGCCTCCCCGCCCCTCGACTTCCACCTCACCGACTCGTACTTCATCGTGGCGCACCTGCACTACGTGCTGTTCGGCACCGTGGTCTTCACGATGTTCGCCGGGTTCTACTTCTGGTGGCCCAAGCTCACCGGGAAGATGCTGGACGAGCGGCTCGGCAAGCTGCACTTCTGGCTGCTGTTCCCGGGGTTCCAGCTGACCTTCCTGGTGCAGCACTGGCTCGGGGAGGAGGGCATGCCCCGCCGGTACGCCGACTATCTGGCCTCCGACGGGTTCACGCTGCTCAACACGCTGTCGTCCGCGGGGGCGTTCCTGCTCGGTGTCTCCACGCTGCCCTTCCTGTACAACGTGTGGCACACCGCTCGGTACGGGCGCCGGGTCACCGAGGACGATCCCTGGGGATTCGGACGCTCTCTGGAGTGGGCGACGTCCTGTCCCCCGCCCCGCCACAACTTCGTGGCGCTGCCGCGGGTACGGTCCGAGTCCCCGGCCTTCGACCTGCACCATCCCGGCATCGTGAAAGAGGCTCAGGAGGAGGGGCTGCGATGA
- a CDS encoding DUF6479 family protein translates to MQTTSYAAMAAGSALGVAAVLIGGLVITGGLVWAVRLGIKVRRREPPPPRRDEQPTPPATGPVRETREMREPDEVPRAGDESERLTPHRLRPSGSKRSEDRKRPRWDPGSSGSFGSGGTGGR, encoded by the coding sequence ATGCAGACGACGTCCTACGCAGCAATGGCGGCCGGCTCGGCGCTCGGGGTGGCGGCCGTACTCATCGGCGGTCTTGTCATCACCGGCGGTCTGGTGTGGGCCGTCCGCCTCGGCATCAAGGTGCGGCGGCGCGAGCCACCGCCTCCGCGGCGTGACGAGCAGCCCACACCGCCGGCGACCGGCCCCGTCCGCGAGACGCGGGAGATGCGCGAGCCGGACGAGGTGCCCCGCGCCGGCGACGAGAGCGAGCGCCTCACACCCCACCGACTCAGGCCCTCCGGAAGCAAACGGAGCGAGGACCGGAAGCGCCCGCGCTGGGACCCCGGGTCCAGCGGATCGTTCGGCAGTGGTGGGACCGGGGGGAGGTGA
- a CDS encoding threo-3-hydroxy-L-aspartate ammonia-lyase produces the protein MTTAPPPITLDDVRDAAARLKGVAHRTPVLRSRTLDALVGAEVLLKCENFQRVGAFKFRGAYNAASRLTPEQLARGIAAYSSGNHAQAVALAARELGTTAVIVMPEDTPRSKMRATAGYGAEIVTYDRYTGDRVAIGEALAAERGLALIPPYEHPHVMAGQGTAALELLEEVGELDALLTPVGGGGLIAGSATAAKGLQPGIRVIGVEPEAGDDTKRSLEEGRRIRIPVPRTIADGQAAETPGELTFSVNRRLLDGIALVSDDEIRDAMRFAFERLKIVVEPSGATPLAALLAGRVDRLPRRVGVIVSGGNIDADRFARICGNGD, from the coding sequence GTGACGACCGCACCCCCGCCGATCACCCTCGACGACGTCCGTGACGCCGCGGCCCGGCTGAAGGGCGTCGCGCACCGCACACCGGTGCTGCGCTCACGCACCCTCGACGCGCTCGTCGGCGCCGAGGTCCTCCTCAAGTGCGAGAACTTCCAGCGTGTGGGTGCCTTCAAGTTCCGCGGCGCCTACAACGCGGCCTCCCGGCTGACGCCGGAGCAGCTCGCCCGCGGCATAGCCGCCTACTCCTCCGGCAACCACGCCCAGGCCGTCGCCCTGGCCGCCCGGGAGCTCGGCACCACCGCGGTGATCGTCATGCCCGAGGACACGCCACGCTCGAAGATGCGGGCGACCGCCGGGTACGGCGCCGAGATCGTCACATACGACCGCTACACCGGCGACCGCGTCGCCATCGGCGAGGCCCTGGCCGCCGAACGCGGTCTCGCCCTCATCCCGCCGTACGAACACCCGCACGTCATGGCCGGTCAGGGCACCGCGGCACTCGAACTCCTGGAGGAGGTCGGGGAACTGGACGCCCTGCTGACCCCCGTCGGCGGGGGCGGACTGATCGCGGGCAGCGCCACCGCGGCCAAGGGCCTGCAACCAGGCATCCGCGTCATCGGCGTCGAACCGGAGGCCGGCGACGACACCAAGCGGTCGCTGGAGGAGGGCCGGCGCATACGGATTCCGGTGCCGCGCACGATCGCCGACGGCCAGGCCGCGGAGACACCGGGAGAACTGACCTTCTCCGTGAACCGGCGGCTCCTCGACGGGATCGCGCTGGTGAGCGACGACGAGATCCGGGACGCGATGCGGTTCGCGTTCGAGCGGCTGAAGATCGTCGTCGAGCCGAGCGGCGCCACCCCGCTGGCCGCCCTGCTCGCGGGCCGCGTGGACAGGCTCCCGCGCCGTGTCGGCGTCATCGTCTCCGGCGGGAACATCGACGCCGACCGGTTCGCCCGGATCTGCGGAAACGGGGACTGA
- a CDS encoding cytochrome bc complex cytochrome b subunit encodes MAERKRGEEAFVKAADATDARLPAYDGAGGLLRKAFPHHWSFFLGELALYSLIMLLLTGVWLTLFFHPEMREVVYHGRYVPLDGVPMSAAYESTLNISFDVRGGLLIRQAHHWAALVFVAAIGAHLLRIFLTGAFRRPREINWVIGVTLFVLALAEGFAGYSLPDDLLSGTGLRIAQGIMLSIPVVGTYVSMFTFGGEFPGQEIVPRLYSLHILLLPGALIALVTVHLILVFYLKHTHWRGPGRTNANAVGKPMVPQFTATSAGLSLMVFGVLTVLSGLAQVNPVWKYGPYRPDIVSTGSQPDFYVGFLEGALRLVPPWETNVAGHTLMWNVLLPAVVLPGMFFLVLYVYPFVEQRLTGEWQEEHHLCDRPRERPVRTGLGMAGLVFYGVLLLAGGNDIVAQTFRISVNTLTWILRVALVLAPVLAFMITRRLCHAALAVERERLTEGEETGEVRQSVDGGYESDHRPVEKFRPGAPRTPISPPARRPGLRTGTPFRTPRPPARRNR; translated from the coding sequence GTGGCGGAGCGGAAGCGGGGCGAGGAGGCCTTCGTCAAGGCGGCCGACGCCACCGACGCGCGGCTGCCGGCGTACGACGGGGCAGGCGGGCTGCTGCGGAAGGCGTTCCCTCACCACTGGTCGTTCTTCCTGGGTGAACTGGCGCTCTACAGCCTGATCATGCTGCTGCTCACCGGGGTGTGGCTGACCCTGTTCTTCCATCCGGAGATGCGCGAGGTCGTGTACCACGGCCGCTATGTGCCGCTGGACGGGGTCCCCATGTCCGCCGCCTACGAGTCGACCCTGAACATCAGCTTCGACGTGCGCGGCGGGCTGCTCATAAGGCAGGCGCACCACTGGGCGGCCCTGGTGTTCGTCGCCGCGATCGGCGCGCATCTGCTGCGGATCTTCTTGACGGGCGCCTTCCGCAGGCCGCGCGAGATCAACTGGGTCATCGGCGTCACGCTGTTCGTGCTCGCCCTGGCCGAGGGGTTCGCCGGCTACTCGCTCCCCGACGACCTGCTCTCCGGCACGGGGCTGCGCATCGCGCAGGGCATCATGCTGTCCATCCCGGTGGTGGGGACGTACGTCAGCATGTTCACGTTCGGGGGCGAGTTCCCGGGGCAGGAGATCGTGCCCCGGCTCTACAGCCTGCACATCCTGCTGCTGCCCGGTGCGCTGATCGCCCTCGTCACCGTCCACCTGATCCTGGTGTTCTACCTGAAGCACACACACTGGCGCGGCCCGGGCAGGACGAACGCGAACGCCGTCGGCAAGCCCATGGTCCCCCAGTTCACCGCCACATCGGCCGGCCTGTCCCTCATGGTCTTCGGTGTGCTGACCGTGCTGAGCGGGCTCGCGCAGGTCAATCCGGTGTGGAAGTACGGCCCCTACCGCCCCGACATCGTGTCGACCGGCTCCCAGCCGGACTTCTACGTCGGCTTCCTGGAGGGCGCGCTGCGCCTCGTACCGCCCTGGGAGACGAACGTCGCCGGGCACACGCTGATGTGGAACGTCCTGCTGCCGGCGGTCGTCCTGCCGGGGATGTTCTTCCTCGTCCTGTACGTGTACCCGTTCGTCGAGCAACGGCTGACGGGGGAGTGGCAGGAGGAACACCATCTGTGCGACCGTCCGCGGGAGCGGCCCGTCCGCACCGGTCTCGGCATGGCCGGCCTCGTCTTCTACGGCGTGCTCCTGCTGGCCGGCGGCAACGACATCGTGGCCCAGACCTTCCGGATCTCGGTGAACACCCTGACCTGGATCCTGCGCGTCGCCCTCGTACTGGCGCCCGTCCTCGCCTTCATGATCACCCGTCGCCTGTGCCACGCCGCGCTGGCCGTGGAGCGGGAACGCCTGACCGAGGGTGAGGAGACCGGCGAGGTACGTCAGTCCGTGGACGGGGGGTACGAGAGCGACCACCGGCCGGTGGAGAAGTTCCGCCCCGGCGCCCCGAGAACGCCGATCAGCCCTCCCGCCCGGCGCCCCGGTTTGCGTACTGGAACACCATTCCGAACACCCCGGCCCCCAGCACGCCGAAACCGATGA
- a CDS encoding DUF6098 family protein — protein MPGANDLPVLRSLEELGNLVERFPDLFVRWSHGPRADLGAEGSRDDLASRDDLTGVRMPGLSANPLAVEPWWKDRPVELWVARRLHDYSHLPREKGPGVRPWVLRGRVEGRGPDNEPLVGDVRPIGWVDEHVIEDAQTAVDRQEGSWGPLRRGDDQ, from the coding sequence ATGCCAGGCGCGAACGATCTTCCCGTCCTCCGTTCCCTCGAAGAGCTGGGGAACCTCGTGGAACGCTTCCCCGACCTGTTCGTGCGCTGGTCCCACGGCCCTCGGGCCGATCTGGGCGCGGAGGGAAGCAGGGACGACCTCGCGAGCAGGGACGACCTCACGGGCGTACGCATGCCGGGGCTGTCGGCCAATCCGCTCGCTGTCGAGCCCTGGTGGAAGGACCGCCCCGTCGAACTGTGGGTGGCCCGTCGGCTGCACGACTACTCGCATCTGCCGCGGGAGAAGGGGCCCGGGGTGCGCCCCTGGGTGCTGCGCGGACGCGTCGAGGGCCGTGGGCCGGACAACGAACCGCTGGTCGGCGACGTACGGCCGATCGGCTGGGTCGACGAACACGTCATCGAGGACGCGCAGACGGCGGTGGACCGCCAGGAGGGGTCCTGGGGACCACTGCGCCGCGGCGACGACCAGTAG
- a CDS encoding VWA domain-containing protein: MTAATEVAARLTGFVAALRSHGVRIGTGETVDAARAVAELGFADRELLREGLAATLLHTTDQRKVFDAVFDLYFPRGVGTPDAGPADRDALRDRLARALAADDGAMLGRLAIEAVDGFGGYGSSPGSDGWSSYQTLDRLRPQTLLARVRDSVRAQGRGAGFDDRLLEDEIRRRIEAFRGLVAAEARRRVAERRGRDEIARRAVAPTADRVDFLYAGKAQLAELRRTVQPLARKLATRLAARRRRAARGTIDLRRTLRGSLSTGGVPVRPVLRRRRPARPELVLLCDVSGSVSGFSDFTMLLVQALHDQFSKVRVFAFVNRIDEVTGLLVHGRADPEGLGARISAEATLTGWHGSSDYGVALGEFAERYGDAVGPRTTVFVLGDARTNMSDPNLAAVRQITERARRVHWLNPEPRAQWGTGDSAAPAYAELVEMHECRTARQLSALVGGLLPV, from the coding sequence GTGACCGCCGCGACGGAGGTGGCGGCGCGGCTGACCGGATTCGTCGCCGCGCTGCGCTCGCACGGCGTCCGCATCGGCACGGGCGAGACCGTGGACGCGGCGCGGGCCGTGGCGGAGCTGGGCTTCGCGGACCGTGAGCTGCTGCGCGAGGGACTGGCCGCCACGCTGCTGCACACGACGGACCAGCGGAAGGTGTTCGACGCGGTCTTCGACCTGTACTTTCCGCGCGGCGTCGGCACACCGGACGCGGGCCCGGCGGACCGCGACGCCCTGCGGGACCGGCTGGCGCGTGCGCTCGCCGCCGACGACGGCGCGATGCTGGGGCGGTTGGCGATCGAGGCGGTGGACGGCTTCGGCGGGTACGGGAGTTCACCGGGGTCGGACGGCTGGTCGTCGTACCAGACGCTCGACCGGCTCCGTCCGCAGACGCTGCTCGCGCGGGTGCGCGACAGCGTCCGGGCGCAGGGCCGCGGTGCCGGGTTCGACGACCGGCTGCTGGAGGACGAGATCCGGCGGCGCATCGAGGCCTTCCGCGGGCTCGTGGCCGCTGAGGCGCGGCGCCGGGTGGCCGAGCGGCGTGGCCGGGACGAGATCGCCCGCCGGGCGGTGGCCCCGACCGCCGACCGGGTGGACTTCCTCTACGCCGGTAAGGCTCAACTCGCGGAACTGCGCAGGACGGTGCAGCCGCTCGCCCGAAAGCTGGCCACCCGGCTCGCCGCCCGCCGCAGGCGTGCCGCGCGCGGCACGATCGACCTGCGCCGCACCCTGCGCGGGTCGCTGTCGACCGGCGGAGTGCCGGTGCGGCCCGTGCTGCGCCGGCGACGGCCCGCCCGCCCCGAACTGGTGCTGCTGTGCGACGTGTCGGGTTCGGTGTCCGGCTTCTCGGACTTCACGATGCTGCTGGTGCAGGCGCTGCACGACCAGTTCAGCAAGGTGCGGGTGTTCGCCTTCGTCAACCGGATCGACGAGGTGACCGGGCTGCTGGTGCACGGCAGGGCCGACCCGGAGGGGCTCGGCGCGCGCATCAGCGCCGAGGCGACACTCACGGGCTGGCACGGCAGCAGCGACTACGGCGTCGCCCTGGGCGAGTTCGCCGAGCGGTACGGCGACGCGGTCGGGCCGCGCACGACGGTCTTCGTGCTCGGCGACGCCCGCACGAACATGAGCGACCCGAACCTGGCGGCCGTACGGCAGATCACCGAACGCGCCCGCCGTGTGCACTGGTTGAACCCGGAGCCGCGCGCCCAGTGGGGCACGGGCGACTCGGCAGCGCCCGCCTACGCGGAGCTGGTCGAGATGCACGAGTGCCGCACCGCGCGTCAGCTCAGCGCACTGGTCGGCGGACTGCTGCCGGTCTGA